A single window of Candidatus Omnitrophota bacterium DNA harbors:
- the ppdK gene encoding pyruvate, phosphate dikinase translates to MGSKSARYVYSFGGGKADGNESMKNLLGGKGANLAEMAGHPKLRLPVPPGFTITTDVSIHYYKNKKTYPKDLKGEVTKALSKVEHLMEKKFGDAANPLLVSVRSGARKSMPGMMETVLNVGLTEKTIPGIVKLSGDERFVYDAYRRLIMMYSDVVMEKAAGIEPEEGRGIRKQLEGIMNEMKKSKNYKTDTDLKVGDLRKLTTLFKERIKSVLNKPFPDDPHEQLWGAVSAVFASWNGKRAIAYRKIEGIPDEWGTAVNVQSMVFGNLGNDSATGVAFTRDPGNGENKFYGEYLINAQGEDVVAGTRTPSPINNESRSDHNKKLSTLEELMPKAYKELFAIQKKLENHYKDMQDIEFTIEKGRLFMLQCRIGKRNGPAAVRIALDMVKEKLITNEMAVMRVTPAQIDELLHPMIDPKAEKDGDLIAKGLPAGPGGGVGMAVFTSEDAERWAKDGKKVILVREETSPEDVHGMHSSQAILTSKGGMTSHAALVARGWGKCCIVGCGSIHIEEGSRRFVTGNTTVKEGDWITLNGTKGNVYTGELPLVEPHIERDVCFNSFMKICDEVRKMDVRTNADRPEDAAIARKFGAEGIGLCRTEHMFFDPARIKSIRKMILAETTAARESALAELLPYQKEDFRGILKAMEGLPVIIRLLDPPLHEFLPQEDDKKKDLAKDLGISLEKLEARIAKLHELNPMLGHRGCRLGVTYPEITRMQAHAVFEAAAELTLKGVKVFPEIMVPLVGSETEIKDQYDIIKAKAEEIQKKHKIKLHYMIGTMIEIPRAALTADKIAEVADFFSFGTNDLTQMTFGFSRDDIGGFLPAYLEKNILPKDPFQSIDRDGVGQLIKMGIEKGRLAKKGLEIGICGEHGGDPDSIEFCHIVGMDYVSCSPYRVPIARLSAAQAVVKNKKK, encoded by the coding sequence ATGGGCAGTAAAAGTGCAAGATACGTATACTCCTTCGGCGGCGGAAAGGCCGACGGAAATGAATCGATGAAAAATCTTCTGGGCGGCAAAGGCGCGAACCTTGCCGAGATGGCAGGCCATCCTAAATTACGGCTTCCTGTGCCCCCGGGGTTCACAATAACGACGGACGTAAGCATTCATTATTACAAAAATAAGAAGACATACCCGAAGGACCTGAAAGGCGAGGTCACTAAAGCTCTTTCGAAGGTCGAGCATCTTATGGAGAAGAAGTTCGGCGATGCGGCAAATCCGCTTTTGGTATCCGTGCGCTCCGGCGCGCGCAAATCTATGCCGGGCATGATGGAGACGGTGCTGAACGTAGGTTTAACGGAAAAAACGATACCCGGTATCGTAAAACTTTCGGGCGATGAAAGATTCGTCTACGACGCGTACAGAAGGCTCATCATGATGTACTCCGATGTTGTTATGGAAAAAGCGGCAGGTATTGAGCCGGAAGAGGGTAGGGGAATAAGAAAGCAGCTCGAAGGCATTATGAACGAGATGAAGAAGTCCAAGAATTACAAAACTGATACCGATTTAAAAGTTGGAGATCTAAGGAAGCTTACGACGCTCTTTAAAGAAAGAATCAAGAGCGTTTTAAATAAACCATTTCCCGATGATCCCCACGAACAGCTGTGGGGCGCCGTAAGCGCGGTATTCGCGTCATGGAACGGAAAGCGCGCTATCGCTTACCGCAAGATCGAGGGCATACCCGATGAATGGGGCACTGCCGTAAACGTGCAGTCGATGGTCTTCGGAAATCTGGGCAACGATTCCGCGACAGGTGTCGCGTTTACAAGGGACCCGGGAAACGGCGAAAACAAATTCTACGGCGAATATCTTATAAACGCGCAGGGCGAAGACGTAGTCGCCGGCACAAGGACACCGTCGCCCATAAATAACGAATCGAGAAGCGACCATAATAAAAAGCTTTCCACGCTGGAAGAGCTGATGCCCAAGGCCTACAAGGAACTCTTCGCGATACAGAAAAAACTGGAAAATCACTACAAAGATATGCAGGACATAGAATTCACCATTGAAAAGGGCAGACTCTTTATGCTGCAATGCCGTATCGGCAAACGAAACGGCCCTGCCGCGGTAAGGATAGCACTTGATATGGTGAAAGAGAAGCTTATAACAAACGAGATGGCAGTAATGCGCGTAACTCCGGCGCAGATCGATGAGCTTTTACATCCCATGATAGACCCGAAGGCCGAAAAAGACGGCGATCTTATTGCCAAAGGTTTACCCGCCGGCCCCGGTGGCGGCGTCGGAATGGCAGTATTTACGTCAGAGGATGCCGAGCGATGGGCAAAAGACGGCAAGAAAGTCATTTTAGTCCGTGAAGAGACATCACCCGAAGATGTGCACGGTATGCACTCAAGCCAGGCCATACTTACGTCGAAAGGCGGCATGACATCACACGCCGCTCTTGTGGCGCGCGGATGGGGCAAATGCTGCATAGTCGGATGTGGCTCTATACACATTGAAGAAGGCTCAAGGCGTTTTGTTACCGGCAACACCACTGTAAAAGAAGGCGACTGGATCACATTAAACGGCACTAAGGGCAATGTGTATACCGGCGAACTTCCTTTAGTAGAGCCCCATATTGAACGAGATGTATGTTTTAATAGTTTCATGAAGATATGCGACGAAGTAAGAAAGATGGATGTCAGGACCAATGCCGACAGGCCCGAAGACGCTGCGATAGCAAGAAAATTTGGCGCCGAAGGCATAGGGCTCTGCCGTACCGAGCATATGTTCTTCGATCCTGCTCGAATAAAATCTATAAGGAAGATGATCCTGGCTGAAACGACAGCGGCGAGAGAGAGCGCTCTTGCGGAACTGCTTCCTTATCAGAAGGAAGATTTTAGAGGTATCTTAAAGGCCATGGAAGGCCTGCCTGTCATAATAAGGCTCCTAGATCCGCCTTTACACGAGTTTCTGCCGCAGGAAGACGATAAGAAAAAAGATCTGGCAAAAGACCTCGGTATTTCGCTGGAAAAACTGGAAGCTAGGATCGCGAAACTGCACGAACTCAACCCGATGCTTGGCCATCGCGGATGCCGTCTGGGCGTAACGTATCCGGAGATCACCCGCATGCAGGCCCATGCCGTATTTGAAGCGGCGGCAGAGCTTACCTTGAAGGGAGTCAAGGTATTTCCGGAGATAATGGTTCCGCTCGTCGGATCCGAGACAGAAATAAAAGACCAGTACGATATCATAAAAGCCAAAGCCGAAGAGATCCAGAAGAAGCACAAAATAAAACTTCATTACATGATCGGGACGATGATAGAGATACCGCGCGCCGCGCTTACCGCGGACAAGATCGCCGAAGTCGCGGATTTCTTTTCGTTCGGAACAAATGACCTCACGCAGATGACGTTCGGTTTCAGCCGCGACGATATAGGCGGATTCTTGCCGGCTTATCTTGAGAAGAATATCCTCCCCAAGGATCCGTTCCAGTCTATCGACCGCGACGGCGTGGGCCAGTTGATAAAGATGGGCATAGAAAAAGGCCGCTTGGCAAAGAAGGGTTTGGAAATAGGCATATGCGGAGAGCACGGCGGGGATCCCGACAGTATTGAATTCTGCCACATAGTAGGAATGGATTATGTCAGCTGCTCGCCTTACCGCGTCCCGATTGCGCGGCTTTCGGCGGCACAGGCAGTGGTGAAGAATAAGAAAAAATAA
- a CDS encoding glycine--tRNA ligase, with protein MDKIVSLCKRRGFVFQSSEIYGGLASTWDYGPLGAELKRNLKDAWWRSNVYERDDIEGLDASILMHPMTWMASGHVAGFEDTLADCKGCKKRFKVENLVKNKCPECGGDVTEPRQFNLMLKTHLGAVLDEAGLIYMRPETAQGIFVNFQNVVNTSRKKIPFGIAQIGKSFRNEVTTGNFTFRSREFEQMEIEFFVKPGTDETWYEKWVNERFSWYTSLGINKDNLRKRQHEKSELAHYAKACTDIEYKFPFGWSELEGIANRTDFDLKQHMNLSGKDLQYFDEETKERYIPYVIEPSGGIDRSILAFLADAYREEKVKDEKRVVLGLHKKLAPIKAAILPLLKNRGEVVSMAKSLAADLRKSLRVMYDDTASIGRLYRRQDEVGTPYCITIDVESLTDKKVTVRDRDTMKQDRVALDKVKEYLKVQFNM; from the coding sequence ATGGATAAAATAGTATCGTTATGTAAGCGGCGCGGATTCGTGTTTCAATCCAGCGAAATATACGGAGGCCTGGCGAGCACGTGGGATTACGGGCCGCTTGGTGCCGAGCTTAAGCGTAACCTCAAAGACGCGTGGTGGCGCTCCAACGTTTATGAGCGCGATGACATAGAGGGGTTGGATGCCTCTATCCTTATGCACCCCATGACCTGGATGGCTTCCGGGCACGTTGCAGGTTTTGAAGATACACTTGCGGACTGCAAAGGCTGTAAAAAACGCTTTAAGGTCGAAAACCTCGTAAAGAATAAGTGCCCCGAATGCGGCGGGGATGTCACGGAGCCGCGGCAATTTAATCTCATGCTCAAAACTCATCTCGGCGCTGTTCTTGATGAGGCGGGCCTCATATACATGCGGCCCGAGACGGCGCAGGGCATATTCGTAAATTTTCAGAATGTCGTAAACACCTCCCGAAAAAAGATCCCATTTGGCATAGCGCAGATAGGCAAATCTTTCCGCAATGAAGTCACTACCGGAAATTTCACATTCCGCTCGCGCGAATTCGAACAGATGGAGATAGAATTTTTTGTCAAACCCGGCACAGACGAGACTTGGTACGAAAAATGGGTCAACGAGCGGTTCAGCTGGTATACCTCACTCGGCATAAATAAAGACAATCTTCGAAAGCGCCAGCACGAAAAAAGCGAGCTTGCGCATTACGCCAAGGCGTGCACCGATATAGAATATAAATTTCCGTTCGGATGGTCAGAGCTCGAGGGCATAGCCAATAGGACCGATTTTGATTTAAAGCAGCATATGAATTTAAGCGGCAAAGACCTGCAGTATTTCGACGAAGAGACGAAGGAGAGATACATTCCCTACGTCATAGAGCCGTCGGGAGGTATAGACAGGTCCATCCTGGCATTTCTTGCCGATGCCTACCGCGAGGAAAAAGTGAAAGACGAAAAGCGCGTCGTACTCGGACTTCATAAAAAACTCGCGCCGATAAAAGCGGCGATCCTCCCGCTTTTAAAAAATAGGGGAGAGGTCGTCAGCATGGCAAAGTCCCTTGCGGCCGATTTAAGGAAATCCTTAAGAGTGATGTATGACGACACTGCTTCCATCGGCAGATTGTACCGCCGGCAGGACGAAGTGGGTACGCCTTATTGCATTACGATAGATGTAGAGAGTCTCACAGATAAAAAAGTAACAGTGCGCGACCGCGATACCATGAAACAGGATCGCGTCGCGCTTGATAAAGTTAAAGAATATCTGAAAGTGCAGTTTAACATGTAG
- a CDS encoding 4Fe-4S binding protein, producing the protein MIVIDYDKCCWKDGKCVSCGCGSTCDGCVEACPVGALERQKNVVFHPDECIDCGVCITACKYGAIAIKE; encoded by the coding sequence ATGATAGTCATTGATTATGATAAATGTTGCTGGAAGGACGGTAAATGCGTAAGCTGTGGGTGCGGCAGTACCTGCGACGGCTGTGTGGAGGCCTGTCCGGTCGGCGCGTTAGAGAGGCAGAAAAACGTAGTTTTTCATCCCGATGAATGTATTGACTGCGGCGTATGTATAACAGCATGCAAATACGGCGCAATAGCTATAAAAGAGTAA
- a CDS encoding DUF2007 domain-containing protein: protein MAYTKVYSTFSPGELPLIKSILEADNIHYLVTNEWSGGIYPHATGMEVMVEDAQAERAKELIADFKKNTR from the coding sequence ATGGCATATACAAAAGTTTACTCTACATTCAGCCCCGGAGAACTGCCGCTTATTAAATCCATACTGGAGGCTGACAACATCCACTATTTGGTTACAAATGAATGGAGCGGGGGAATATACCCTCATGCTACCGGTATGGAAGTTATGGTGGAAGATGCGCAGGCAGAAAGAGCCAAAGAGCTAATCGCGGATTTTAAGAAAAATACTAGGTAA
- a CDS encoding DUF2007 domain-containing protein, with protein MKEYIKFKELLQTYNMADIAFIKSLLDASKIEYYVQGDNFLAVRPFVQAARIMVDNEKYNEAKELLKDYKGKFTSFS; from the coding sequence ATGAAAGAATACATAAAATTTAAAGAACTATTACAGACATACAACATGGCGGATATTGCGTTTATAAAGTCACTGCTTGATGCCAGTAAAATAGAATATTATGTACAGGGTGATAATTTTCTTGCCGTTAGGCCGTTTGTTCAGGCTGCGAGAATCATGGTAGATAACGAAAAATATAATGAGGCAAAAGAATTATTGAAGGATTACAAGGGCAAATTTACCAGTTTTTCATAA
- a CDS encoding SagB/ThcOx family dehydrogenase — MKQPEKIILPKPNLKGAMSVEECIQKRRSVRSFSSKPLAAEEVSQLLWATQGITDARRGLRAAPSAGALYPLEIYLVKGDGVFYYDIENHAIIKNSGGDMRSALSGAALGQASIKEAPASIVICAVRSRTTAKYGGRGNRYVEIEAGHAAENLHLQAVALGLASVPVGAFDDNQVKKVLNLPSGTEPLYIIPAGHPKTPF, encoded by the coding sequence ATGAAGCAGCCGGAAAAGATTATTCTGCCAAAACCGAATTTAAAAGGCGCGATGAGCGTAGAAGAATGCATCCAAAAACGGCGCTCAGTCAGGTCTTTTTCTTCCAAACCGCTCGCGGCGGAAGAGGTATCGCAGCTATTGTGGGCGACGCAGGGTATTACGGATGCGCGCAGGGGGTTAAGAGCTGCCCCGTCGGCAGGCGCGTTATACCCTCTTGAGATTTATCTGGTAAAAGGCGACGGGGTCTTTTATTACGATATAGAAAACCACGCCATTATAAAAAATAGCGGCGGGGATATGCGCTCCGCACTTTCGGGCGCTGCGCTGGGGCAGGCATCGATAAAAGAGGCGCCGGCCTCAATAGTCATATGCGCAGTCAGGTCAAGAACTACCGCAAAATACGGCGGCCGCGGCAATAGATATGTTGAAATAGAGGCGGGGCACGCGGCCGAGAACCTGCATCTTCAGGCGGTGGCGCTCGGGCTCGCTTCAGTCCCTGTGGGGGCTTTTGACGACAACCAAGTAAAAAAGGTTCTGAATCTGCCAAGCGGCACAGAGCCGTTATATATTATACCGGCGGGACATCCGAAAACGCCGTTCTAA
- a CDS encoding type II toxin-antitoxin system death-on-curing family toxin → MQIVTLYEIEHIIFSLTCEKLSFSEPIPDFATRFPNVLESCLSAPMQTFGRKDLYPTFIDKVSILFYLMIKNHPFQNGNKRVTMITLLYVLYRNSKWIKADTQVLYNFAVWVAESPPMAKEETINFIEKFIKAYIVPLKGE, encoded by the coding sequence ATGCAGATAGTTACGCTTTATGAAATTGAACACATTATCTTTAGTTTAACGTGCGAGAAGCTTTCCTTTAGTGAACCAATTCCTGACTTTGCTACAAGATTTCCCAATGTACTGGAAAGTTGCCTATCGGCTCCGATGCAGACTTTTGGCAGAAAAGATTTATACCCAACATTTATTGACAAAGTAAGCATCTTATTTTACCTGATGATCAAGAATCATCCTTTTCAAAACGGCAATAAAAGAGTCACTATGATTACTTTGTTGTATGTGCTATATAGGAATTCAAAATGGATAAAAGCCGATACGCAAGTTTTGTATAATTTCGCTGTTTGGGTTGCAGAAAGCCCGCCCATGGCCAAGGAAGAGACAATTAATTTTATTGAAAAATTCATAAAGGCGTATATAGTTCCGCTAAAAGGTGAATAA
- a CDS encoding helix-turn-helix domain-containing protein, which produces MKKSEYISIAQVAKMLGISRIAVYKKVKKGDIKAIKIGRSYAIPQSALDKRSINVKGRPLREAEKRTIEKAVRKTVQDYGEVLKKLGRE; this is translated from the coding sequence ATGAAAAAATCGGAATATATATCTATTGCCCAAGTGGCAAAAATGCTGGGAATAAGCAGGATAGCTGTATACAAAAAAGTCAAAAAAGGCGATATAAAAGCTATAAAAATCGGAAGAAGCTATGCAATCCCTCAGAGCGCATTAGATAAGAGATCTATTAACGTCAAGGGTAGACCGCTCAGAGAAGCAGAAAAGCGGACTATTGAAAAAGCGGTTAGAAAAACGGTGCAAGACTATGGAGAAGTTCTAAAAAAACTGGGAAGAGAATAA
- a CDS encoding histidine phosphatase family protein, which yields MRNSAYKREGDLGYVRNFRKRIGRPGSTPVIFAALGLLLCGIIFCGEAKGLDLYFVRHAETVANATGQYTKKAQETFSKEGESQISDLTKSLNGYKFDVICVSPQKRAINTILPYLRKNNATAEIWPELDECCYQDNRNVQPSAAAFANGASIVLDAKDQKYLRLRDPAMKYFYADGNYADGMLRIQKARDLLIERFGRSESSILIVGHYLSGGRLIEMLMGLKSVGKQSPGNARLWHLREKPDGTFELIRFNIYPAEKYLE from the coding sequence ATGAGAAATTCGGCATATAAAAGGGAGGGCGATTTGGGATATGTGAGAAATTTTAGAAAAAGAATCGGCAGGCCGGGCAGTACTCCGGTAATATTTGCCGCGCTGGGCCTCTTACTTTGCGGCATAATTTTTTGCGGGGAAGCAAAGGGGCTTGATTTATATTTTGTAAGGCATGCCGAAACGGTCGCAAACGCTACAGGCCAATATACCAAAAAGGCTCAAGAGACTTTTTCAAAAGAAGGTGAATCGCAGATATCAGATCTTACGAAGTCTTTAAACGGCTATAAATTTGATGTTATCTGTGTAAGCCCGCAGAAGCGCGCCATCAATACCATACTTCCTTATCTACGAAAAAATAATGCGACTGCCGAAATATGGCCCGAATTAGATGAATGCTGTTATCAGGATAACAGGAACGTCCAGCCGTCGGCGGCTGCATTTGCAAATGGGGCATCGATCGTGTTGGATGCCAAGGATCAAAAGTATTTAAGATTAAGAGACCCCGCTATGAAATATTTTTATGCAGATGGAAATTACGCGGATGGGATGTTGCGCATTCAAAAGGCGCGTGATTTGCTAATAGAACGCTTCGGCCGGTCCGAGAGTTCTATTTTGATCGTCGGGCACTATCTTTCGGGTGGACGGCTTATTGAAATGTTGATGGGGCTTAAATCGGTGGGAAAGCAATCTCCCGGGAACGCACGGCTTTGGCATCTGCGTGAAAAGCCGGATGGTACTTTTGAACTGATCAGATTTAATATTTATCCCGCAGAAAAATATCTTGAATAA
- the recO gene encoding DNA repair protein RecO has translation MPIHTTDAIILRKRDIRETSLLVTFFTRDFGKIKGLLKGIRGPRGPLGYQVQPFTQNRIVFYESKKSDIHIASQCDLTDFFEDIRKDIVKTGYAYYFVELVDALTENSGQGAEIFDLLLNSLNLLKTDASPKRIARILEIKLLLLSGVMPRLDACVACGGAVDSKNGALRFSYKFGGLLCKNCTAKDSTCRHILAGTVNFIDHIERATYEKAENIKVSKDVGEELEGLMKRFLEYQLDTQLKSLEFLKAITS, from the coding sequence ATGCCAATACACACCACCGATGCCATAATACTAAGGAAGCGGGATATCCGCGAAACAAGCCTTTTGGTCACGTTTTTTACGCGCGATTTCGGCAAGATAAAAGGGCTCTTAAAGGGGATAAGGGGGCCAAGGGGGCCGTTGGGCTACCAGGTCCAGCCGTTCACGCAAAACCGCATAGTATTCTACGAATCCAAGAAATCCGATATCCACATTGCCTCCCAATGCGACCTCACGGACTTCTTCGAAGACATCCGCAAAGACATAGTAAAGACCGGCTACGCGTATTATTTCGTAGAACTTGTCGATGCCCTCACCGAAAATAGCGGCCAGGGTGCTGAGATATTCGATCTTCTATTAAACAGCCTAAACCTCTTAAAGACCGACGCATCGCCAAAGCGCATTGCGCGCATACTTGAGATAAAACTGCTTTTACTTTCCGGAGTCATGCCGCGGCTCGATGCCTGCGTGGCATGCGGCGGGGCGGTAGATTCGAAGAACGGCGCACTCAGGTTCAGCTATAAATTCGGCGGCCTCCTATGCAAGAACTGCACGGCAAAGGACTCAACGTGCCGCCACATCCTTGCCGGCACCGTCAATTTTATAGATCACATCGAGCGCGCCACATACGAAAAGGCCGAGAATATAAAGGTTTCGAAAGACGTAGGCGAGGAGCTCGAAGGCCTCATGAAGCGCTTCCTCGAGTATCAATTAGATACGCAGCTGAAGTCGCTGGAGTTTTTGAAGGCGATTACGTCATAA
- a CDS encoding DUF502 domain-containing protein, with translation MWKKLRDNFITGIAVILPIFITLWVFDVLYKWINRGLLMPLTKLFTPYLVNPYLEYGVAITIFVLLILIVIAIGMATRIIFLRKLFSSGERMFFKIPMIGRIYVTLKQISRAFLGDKTKAFRGVVLVEFPRKGMYSIGFLTSESIAEIEEKTGKKLVNVYIPSVPNPATGFFYIFPEEEVILLKMSLEDAMKLAISGGAVTPDTVGLSDD, from the coding sequence ATGTGGAAGAAACTGAGAGACAATTTTATTACCGGCATAGCCGTAATATTGCCGATCTTCATTACGCTCTGGGTCTTTGATGTCCTTTACAAGTGGATAAACAGGGGGCTTCTGATGCCGCTTACAAAACTGTTTACTCCATACCTCGTAAACCCCTACCTTGAATACGGCGTGGCTATCACCATCTTTGTGCTTTTGATATTGATAGTAATCGCGATCGGCATGGCGACAAGGATAATATTCCTGCGAAAGCTGTTTTCCAGCGGCGAAAGAATGTTCTTCAAGATACCGATGATCGGAAGGATCTACGTCACGCTGAAACAGATAAGCAGGGCGTTTCTGGGCGATAAGACGAAGGCGTTCCGAGGGGTTGTTTTGGTGGAATTCCCGCGAAAAGGGATGTACTCGATAGGCTTCCTGACATCCGAAAGTATAGCCGAGATAGAAGAGAAGACCGGCAAAAAGCTTGTAAACGTATATATACCGAGCGTACCCAACCCGGCCACGGGATTCTTCTATATTTTCCCCGAAGAGGAAGTGATACTCCTCAAGATGAGTCTCGAAGATGCCATGAAACTTGCGATATCGGGCGGCGCCGTCACGCCTGATACAGTAGGATTATCTGACGATTGA
- a CDS encoding diacylglycerol kinase has protein sequence MANPKIVDSFNHAIEGLIYVLKTQRNMRIHFLFSVLITLVAIYLNVSKVELLIVLLAIAFVLVTEIVNTAVEHAVDLTTNTINPVARVIKDISAAAVLISAIAAFVVFYIVFSYYLNIPFESAIFKIKQSPWHISFIAFIIVLSLVVAGKVFFHRGTPLRGGMPSGHAALAFAIWTAIAFSSTNNLVIVMAFILAFFVARSRITESIHTAWEVVAGALVGILATTIVFQLLK, from the coding sequence ATGGCGAACCCGAAGATAGTAGATTCCTTTAACCACGCGATAGAAGGCCTTATATATGTATTGAAGACTCAGCGCAACATGCGCATCCATTTTCTCTTTTCGGTCCTCATAACGCTGGTCGCGATATATCTTAATGTTTCGAAAGTGGAACTTCTGATCGTGCTTTTGGCCATCGCCTTTGTCCTCGTGACGGAGATCGTCAATACCGCCGTAGAGCACGCCGTGGACCTGACGACAAATACGATAAATCCTGTGGCCCGCGTCATAAAAGACATAAGCGCGGCGGCGGTTTTGATATCGGCGATAGCGGCGTTTGTAGTCTTTTATATAGTATTTTCGTACTACCTCAATATTCCTTTCGAAAGCGCCATATTCAAGATAAAACAGTCTCCCTGGCATATATCTTTTATAGCATTTATTATCGTCTTAAGCCTTGTCGTGGCCGGAAAGGTCTTTTTTCATAGGGGCACACCCCTTCGCGGCGGCATGCCGAGCGGCCACGCCGCTTTGGCATTCGCGATATGGACTGCCATAGCGTTTTCAAGCACCAATAATCTGGTGATCGTAATGGCTTTTATACTGGCGTTTTTTGTGGCAAGAAGCCGCATAACAGAATCTATACATACTGCGTGGGAAGTCGTCGCGGGGGCGCTTGTGGGCATATTGGCTACGACGATCGTATTTCAACTACTCAAATAA
- the ybeY gene encoding rRNA maturation RNase YbeY, which translates to MIHLRVSNISRCRFLNAKKLEKVVVSILRKSGVRAGELSIVFATDSEIRPLNKKYRQKDRPTDVLSFSLGEEGILGDIVISVDRARAQAKAFGTSFKDEIELYIIHGVLHILGYDDEAPPERKVMRKKEKEYLTLWRTRR; encoded by the coding sequence GTGATACACCTGAGAGTTTCAAATATATCCAGATGCCGTTTTTTAAACGCGAAAAAACTGGAAAAAGTAGTTGTTTCTATTTTGCGGAAATCCGGCGTGCGTGCGGGAGAGTTATCAATCGTCTTTGCCACCGATTCCGAAATAAGGCCGCTCAATAAAAAATACAGGCAAAAGGACAGGCCGACCGACGTATTATCTTTCTCACTCGGCGAAGAAGGTATATTAGGCGATATCGTTATCTCCGTTGATAGGGCCCGGGCGCAGGCAAAGGCCTTCGGGACGTCATTTAAAGATGAGATAGAACTTTATATTATTCACGGCGTGCTTCATATTTTGGGCTATGATGACGAAGCGCCGCCTGAGCGAAAGGTGATGCGCAAAAAAGAGAAGGAATATTTGACCTTATGGCGAACCCGAAGATAG